A section of the Gloeobacter violaceus PCC 7421 genome encodes:
- a CDS encoding PAS domain-containing protein: MFDDWRIRYLLECLPQIAWTARANGALDCCNKRALDYTGMSGEQLQGWGWKAVVHPKDLPSCLQRGYKATRTGTSYAMEYRLRAGDGNYRWHLMQVQPIRDAEGRIAQWFGTCTDIDAYKSCIRPASDGESGQHES, encoded by the coding sequence ATGTTCGACGACTGGCGCATCCGATATCTTCTTGAATGTCTACCACAAATTGCTTGGACTGCGAGGGCAAACGGTGCTCTCGATTGTTGTAACAAGCGAGCCCTGGACTACACGGGCATGAGCGGAGAACAGCTGCAGGGTTGGGGGTGGAAGGCGGTTGTCCACCCGAAGGATCTGCCCAGTTGTCTACAGCGTGGGTACAAAGCCACGCGCACCGGCACATCGTACGCTATGGAATATCGATTGCGCGCCGGCGATGGGAATTACCGGTGGCACCTGATGCAGGTGCAGCCGATCCGCGACGCCGAGGGCCGAATCGCTCAGTGGTTTGGTACCTGTACCGATATCGACGCCTACAAGTCCTGTATCCGGCCCGCGTCCGACGGCGAGAGCGGACAGCACGAAAGCTAA
- a CDS encoding DUF1822 family protein, producing MDSNDLWLEVSAAGQEAARQRAEPLGTPAAVWRAYLGGLALAGVLDWLGEAGCAARVWPGDDALPSFWQWVAGTALAVGERRLLVVAGEEPAADELCVPQEWIDIPTWAADYYLAAQVAPEAGAVQLWGFISHRRLKEVAVYDAQRRQYCLIAGDLVREMACLPAALHLELAEPTRAPLAALPTLPLGQARQLLTRLGDPALSMPQWTVPFGLWGALMAHGGWRQKLYELRQGLPEQRSVPDWIQAGVSPLGELAGWRRWRLRAEPEGTRARGLAPGAPSMGVLLTRPLRIAGGDYELQLQPVESPDVPVWRFELQAAEAGAPIPSGFVLRLLAEDLQAFVNNEDSAEQPVERLYVEVAVDPGDALTWEIEPEPEGFDREILWLA from the coding sequence ATGGATTCGAACGACCTCTGGCTTGAAGTATCTGCAGCGGGACAAGAAGCCGCCCGCCAACGCGCCGAGCCGCTCGGCACCCCGGCGGCGGTCTGGCGGGCTTATCTGGGTGGGTTGGCGCTGGCGGGGGTGTTGGACTGGTTGGGTGAGGCGGGCTGTGCGGCCCGGGTCTGGCCCGGGGATGATGCCCTGCCAAGTTTCTGGCAATGGGTGGCGGGGACGGCCCTCGCCGTCGGCGAGCGGCGGCTGCTGGTGGTTGCCGGCGAAGAACCGGCGGCCGACGAACTGTGCGTGCCGCAGGAGTGGATAGATATTCCCACCTGGGCGGCGGATTACTACCTGGCCGCCCAGGTGGCGCCGGAGGCGGGAGCGGTGCAGCTTTGGGGTTTTATCAGCCACCGCCGCCTCAAGGAAGTGGCCGTTTACGACGCTCAGCGCCGTCAATACTGCCTGATCGCAGGCGATCTGGTGCGGGAGATGGCCTGTCTGCCGGCCGCTCTGCACCTCGAGCTGGCGGAGCCGACCCGCGCCCCGCTCGCCGCCCTGCCGACCCTGCCGCTGGGCCAGGCCCGGCAGTTGCTGACCCGGCTGGGCGATCCGGCCCTCTCGATGCCCCAGTGGACGGTGCCGTTTGGCCTATGGGGGGCGCTGATGGCCCACGGCGGCTGGCGGCAAAAACTGTACGAGCTGCGTCAGGGCCTGCCTGAACAGCGCTCGGTACCCGACTGGATTCAAGCGGGTGTCAGCCCGCTTGGCGAACTCGCAGGCTGGCGGCGCTGGCGGCTTCGGGCCGAACCGGAGGGTACCCGTGCCCGCGGACTCGCGCCTGGGGCACCGTCCATGGGCGTGCTGCTCACGCGTCCTCTGCGCATCGCCGGAGGCGACTACGAACTGCAACTGCAGCCTGTCGAATCGCCGGATGTTCCCGTCTGGCGGTTCGAACTGCAGGCGGCCGAAGCCGGCGCACCGATCCCGTCCGGCTTCGTGCTGCGCCTGTTGGCTGAAGACCTGCAGGCCTTTGTCAACAACGAGGATAGTGCCGAGCAACCCGTCGAGCGACTGTACGTCGAGGTGGCGGTCGACCCGGGCGACGCCCTCACCTGGGAAATCGAGCCGGAGCCGGAAGGTTTCGACCGGGAAATTTTGTGGTTGGCTTGA
- a CDS encoding sigma-70 family RNA polymerase sigma factor, with translation MRSPFPFYRRAEIVELFSTYLSWNMGRPAGWIADAQLQSSIEHSLGRLAQADASRRFWVLYWHRIWQDDQTVGAEARRLAARHLCAYLQEACYRAAHRASTRFTSSRFEVFDLFQIGMLKCDRVLRGFQPERGDSLDNYAISVFHSIIGEALRQHQEADISSPWALLRRVTQRFLCASLKQVSYDERAIRCYVLAWICFRELYCPAPRRDSARLADPDPATWQRVCALYHRESIGQGLAAGAPPTPQLLEQWLRQCAVAVRAALVPDIRPLGGASGDGTSLDRLETLPVVQQPSEFERLIAEEQEQEREALRERLNALLGEAIVRVQPQADRELLRLYYQGGMTQSEIGERFAIRQWTVHRRLKRLKAQLLEQLAPRCAQVLHRPLSLALLEAIGTVLEEWLQAYHGDHGE, from the coding sequence GTGAGGAGCCCCTTCCCCTTCTATCGTCGCGCAGAAATTGTTGAACTTTTCTCGACCTATTTGAGCTGGAACATGGGCCGTCCGGCGGGCTGGATCGCCGACGCCCAGCTGCAATCGAGTATCGAACACTCCCTCGGCCGCCTTGCGCAGGCGGATGCCTCGCGACGCTTCTGGGTGCTGTACTGGCATCGCATCTGGCAGGACGACCAGACCGTCGGTGCTGAGGCGCGCCGTCTGGCGGCGCGCCACCTGTGCGCCTATTTGCAGGAAGCCTGTTACCGGGCGGCCCACCGGGCCAGTACCCGCTTTACCAGTAGCCGTTTTGAGGTGTTCGATTTGTTTCAGATCGGCATGCTCAAGTGCGATCGGGTTTTGCGCGGTTTCCAGCCGGAACGCGGCGACAGCCTCGACAATTACGCCATCTCGGTCTTCCACAGCATCATCGGCGAAGCGTTGCGCCAGCATCAAGAAGCCGACATCAGCTCGCCTTGGGCGCTGTTGCGGCGGGTCACGCAGCGGTTTTTGTGCGCATCGCTCAAGCAGGTGTCCTACGATGAGCGCGCCATCCGCTGTTATGTGCTCGCCTGGATCTGCTTTCGCGAACTGTACTGCCCGGCACCCCGGCGCGATTCCGCCCGGCTTGCAGACCCGGATCCGGCCACCTGGCAGAGGGTCTGCGCCCTGTACCACCGCGAAAGCATCGGCCAGGGCCTGGCCGCCGGAGCGCCGCCCACCCCGCAACTGCTCGAGCAATGGCTGCGGCAGTGTGCGGTGGCTGTCCGCGCGGCGCTCGTTCCGGATATCCGTCCGCTGGGGGGTGCGTCCGGGGACGGCACCTCCCTCGACCGGCTGGAGACGCTGCCTGTCGTCCAGCAGCCGTCCGAATTCGAGCGACTAATCGCCGAGGAGCAAGAACAGGAGCGCGAGGCGTTGCGCGAACGGCTCAACGCGCTTTTGGGCGAGGCAATCGTCCGAGTGCAGCCGCAGGCCGACCGGGAGCTGTTGCGGTTGTACTACCAGGGTGGGATGACCCAGAGCGAGATTGGCGAGCGCTTTGCCATCAGGCAATGGACGGTGCACCGCCGCCTCAAGCGCCTCAAGGCACAATTGCTCGAACAGCTGGCCCCACGCTGCGCGCAGGTTCTGCATAGGCCGCTTTCGCTCGCCCTACTCGAAGCTATAGGCACAGTTCTGGAGGAGTGGCTGCAAGCCTACCACGGCGACCACGGCGAATAA
- a CDS encoding NAD(P)H-dependent glycerol-3-phosphate dehydrogenase gives MRIAVLGGGAWGTTLADLAAAQDHQVRVWSRSGALALGEVLAQAEAVFSCLPMAAVAGVIDQVIALGLPAGVIVVNATKGLDRRTARPASSLWQARFADHPLVVLSGPNLAAEIRAGLPAATVVASADGQAAGRIQQCLASERFRVYTSADWRGVELGGVLKNVIAIAAGVSDGLGLGANAKAALITRGLAEMIRVGTHWGGLAETFYGLSGLGDLLTTCNSPLSRNYQVGFGLGKGQSLEAVLERLEGTAEGVATAAILAEYAQRSALEVPITDQICAVLGGLRPPTEALAALMTRRLREEDGG, from the coding sequence ATGCGCATTGCCGTACTCGGGGGCGGCGCCTGGGGAACGACCCTGGCGGACCTTGCTGCGGCCCAGGATCATCAGGTGCGGGTGTGGTCGCGTTCGGGAGCATTGGCCCTGGGTGAAGTTCTGGCCCAGGCGGAGGCAGTGTTCAGTTGTCTGCCGATGGCGGCGGTGGCCGGGGTGATCGATCAGGTAATAGCCCTTGGGCTGCCTGCGGGGGTGATCGTGGTCAACGCCACCAAGGGGCTCGATCGCCGCACGGCCCGCCCCGCCTCCAGCCTCTGGCAGGCCCGCTTTGCCGACCATCCGCTGGTGGTGCTGTCCGGACCGAATTTGGCTGCTGAAATTCGCGCCGGGCTGCCGGCGGCCACCGTGGTGGCAAGCGCCGACGGCCAGGCGGCCGGACGCATCCAGCAATGCCTGGCCTCCGAACGCTTCCGGGTCTACACCAGTGCCGACTGGCGCGGTGTGGAGTTGGGGGGCGTGCTCAAAAACGTAATCGCCATCGCCGCCGGGGTCAGCGACGGCCTGGGCCTGGGCGCCAACGCCAAGGCCGCCCTTATCACCCGCGGTCTGGCCGAGATGATCCGGGTAGGCACCCACTGGGGGGGACTTGCCGAGACTTTTTACGGTCTGTCGGGTCTGGGGGACTTGCTCACTACCTGCAACAGTCCCCTGAGCCGCAACTACCAGGTGGGTTTTGGCCTGGGCAAAGGCCAATCTCTAGAAGCTGTTCTTGAGCGTCTCGAAGGGACCGCCGAGGGGGTGGCAACCGCCGCCATCCTCGCCGAATACGCCCAGCGCAGCGCGCTTGAAGTGCCGATTACCGATCAAATCTGCGCCGTCCTGGGCGGCCTGCGCCCCCCCACCGAAGCGCTCGCAGCCCTGATGACCCGCCGACTGCGCGAAGAGGACGGTGGTTAG
- a CDS encoding DUF6888 family protein: protein MSPTPEQLPAFFLRCRELTERYNRPIEVIVIDSDGSICITAGYSQRQTGPKDTVYIEITPQGQVTLYGTREDD, encoded by the coding sequence ATGTCTCCCACTCCGGAACAATTGCCGGCTTTTTTCTTGCGATGCCGGGAACTGACGGAACGCTACAATCGCCCTATCGAGGTCATTGTCATCGACAGCGACGGCAGCATTTGCATTACCGCCGGGTACAGCCAAAGACAAACCGGTCCGAAAGATACGGTGTACATCGAAATTACTCCCCAAGGGCAGGTGACGCTCTATGGAACACGAGAAGATGACTGA
- a CDS encoding DUF6887 family protein produces MTDKELYEYVKSHRNDTNAWEAFRMRMYERPSITLPPGDTTPLSRVWEALHSLKSQSEESH; encoded by the coding sequence ATGACTGACAAGGAACTTTACGAATACGTAAAGTCACATCGCAATGACACCAATGCCTGGGAAGCTTTTCGGATGCGTATGTACGAAAGGCCCAGCATCACGTTGCCCCCGGGGGATACCACTCCCCTCTCCAGAGTCTGGGAAGCCTTACATTCATTGAAATCTCAATCCGAAGAGTCCCACTGA
- a CDS encoding dihydroorotase, with product MGSLLLRDMRMVLDDGSLYVGDLLCRDGLIAAVDRTVNAPADRVIDGGGRVLLPGVIDPQVHFREPGKEYKEDLQTGSWACARGGVTSFLEMPNTSPPTTTVERLEDKLARAASKCVVNYGFFVGATADNIEQLQQAAGLSCGVKIFMGASTGDLLVDDPVALERIFKEVPRLIAVHAEDEARIRERTRLFAGRSDPHVHSQLRDNECARLATAQALELSRRYRRRLHILHLSAAEELELLRADKPAWVTAEVIPQHLFLSTAAYDTIGMRAKQNPPLRSEADREAMWAGLRSGLIDFVATDHAPHLLSEKDRDYAEAPAGMPGVETSLPLMLTALARGEVNFEQIVRWMSRGAAKAYGIPNKGSLRPGFDADLVLVDLERYEPVRAERMASKCGWSPFEGWSLTGWPVLTVVGGRVAFEAGEVQTDTRGNALNFRPLEF from the coding sequence ATGGGCTCGCTGCTGCTGCGTGATATGCGCATGGTCCTCGACGACGGCTCGCTCTATGTGGGCGATCTGCTCTGCCGCGACGGGCTTATCGCGGCCGTGGACCGCACGGTGAATGCCCCCGCCGATCGGGTAATCGACGGCGGGGGCCGGGTGCTGCTGCCGGGGGTGATCGACCCGCAGGTGCACTTTCGCGAGCCGGGCAAAGAATACAAAGAAGATTTGCAAACCGGCTCCTGGGCCTGTGCCCGCGGCGGCGTGACCTCGTTTTTGGAGATGCCCAACACTTCGCCTCCCACGACTACCGTCGAACGCCTCGAAGACAAACTGGCGCGCGCGGCGAGCAAGTGCGTGGTCAACTACGGATTTTTCGTGGGCGCCACCGCCGACAATATCGAACAGTTGCAGCAGGCGGCGGGCCTCAGTTGCGGCGTCAAGATCTTTATGGGCGCTTCCACAGGCGATCTCCTCGTAGACGATCCGGTAGCCCTTGAGCGCATCTTCAAAGAGGTGCCCCGCCTGATTGCCGTCCACGCCGAGGACGAAGCGCGCATCCGCGAGCGCACGCGGCTGTTTGCCGGGCGCAGCGACCCCCATGTCCACTCTCAACTGCGCGACAACGAGTGCGCGCGCCTGGCCACCGCCCAGGCCCTGGAACTCTCGCGGCGCTACCGCAGGCGCCTGCACATCCTGCACCTGTCGGCGGCCGAGGAACTGGAATTGCTGAGAGCCGACAAACCCGCCTGGGTGACGGCCGAAGTGATCCCGCAGCACCTGTTTCTCTCGACGGCCGCCTACGACACGATCGGCATGCGCGCCAAGCAAAATCCGCCCCTGCGCTCGGAAGCCGACCGTGAGGCGATGTGGGCGGGGTTGCGCTCGGGGCTCATCGATTTTGTCGCCACCGACCACGCCCCGCACCTGCTGAGCGAAAAGGACCGCGATTACGCCGAAGCCCCGGCCGGGATGCCCGGCGTCGAGACTTCGCTGCCCTTGATGCTCACGGCCCTGGCGCGCGGCGAGGTGAACTTCGAGCAAATTGTCCGCTGGATGAGCCGGGGGGCGGCAAAAGCCTACGGTATCCCCAACAAAGGATCGCTGCGGCCCGGTTTTGACGCGGACCTGGTGCTGGTGGATCTGGAGCGCTATGAGCCGGTGCGCGCCGAGCGTATGGCGAGCAAATGCGGCTGGAGTCCTTTTGAAGGCTGGTCGCTCACCGGCTGGCCGGTGCTCACGGTGGTCGGGGGCCGGGTGGCCTTCGAAGCAGGCGAGGTGCAGACCGACACTCGCGGAAACGCCCTCAACTTTCGGCCGCTGGAATTCTGA
- a CDS encoding ABC transporter ATP-binding protein, with protein sequence MASSSLSQLYSYLKPHRGNLLLGVFTLLITNALGVVIPWLLAEAIDDLGRKLTSGGLLYYTLLILGLATVMGLIRVWSRVLLFSIGRRVEFDLKGRIFSHLLRMSPAYFAQNPVGDLINRATSDVENVRRLLGFALLSIINTFFAYTLTLPVMLGLDWTLTLQCLAVYPLMFLAVWLFSDRLRSEQIAVQRGLDGLSSLIQEDINGISLIKVYAQEENERRAFDQKNGQLLKANLSLALSRNLIFPLLGGLASGSLLVLLWFGGPRLAEGSLTIGAFAALAIYIERLVFPTALLGFTITSYQRGQVSIERIERILSVAPSIVERSDAVSPEPVRGAIDVKALTYFFEDSDRPALDGVNFHVEPGESVAIVGAIGSGKSTLANALPRLLEIAPGQVFLDSVDVTHLRFDSLRTAIAYVPQESFLFSATVEENIRYGRPDASEQAVVAAARQARIHDEISDFPRGYRTLVGERGITLSGGQRQRVALARAFLMDAPVLVLDDSLASVDNQTAEEILQHLARQKRTLLLITHRLSAAAACDRVLVMERGQIAESGSHTELLRRGGLYRQLWEQQELEKALS encoded by the coding sequence ATGGCCAGCTCGTCTTTGTCTCAGCTTTACAGTTACCTCAAGCCGCACCGGGGCAACCTGCTCCTGGGGGTCTTCACCCTTTTGATAACCAACGCCCTTGGGGTGGTGATTCCCTGGCTGCTCGCCGAGGCGATCGACGATCTGGGGCGCAAGCTCACCAGCGGCGGATTGCTCTACTACACGCTGCTGATTTTGGGGCTCGCCACGGTCATGGGGCTCATCCGCGTCTGGTCACGGGTACTGCTGTTCAGCATTGGCAGGCGCGTCGAATTCGACCTCAAAGGCCGCATCTTCTCCCACCTGCTGCGCATGTCCCCTGCGTACTTCGCCCAGAACCCGGTGGGGGACCTGATCAACCGCGCCACCAGCGACGTGGAGAACGTCCGACGGCTTCTGGGCTTTGCCCTGCTGAGCATTATCAACACCTTTTTTGCCTATACCCTGACGCTGCCGGTGATGCTCGGCCTCGATTGGACGCTGACGCTGCAGTGCCTCGCGGTCTATCCGCTGATGTTTTTGGCGGTGTGGCTTTTTTCAGACCGGCTGCGCAGCGAGCAGATTGCCGTACAGCGCGGCCTCGATGGCCTCAGTTCGCTCATTCAAGAGGATATCAACGGCATCTCCCTCATCAAGGTCTATGCCCAGGAAGAAAACGAGCGCCGCGCCTTCGATCAAAAAAACGGGCAGTTGCTGAAGGCCAATTTGAGCCTTGCCCTGAGCCGCAACTTGATCTTTCCCCTGTTGGGCGGTTTGGCGAGCGGCAGTTTGCTGGTGTTGCTGTGGTTTGGGGGACCGCGCCTCGCGGAGGGCAGCCTGACCATCGGCGCCTTTGCCGCTCTGGCCATTTATATCGAGCGTTTGGTCTTTCCGACCGCACTCTTGGGCTTTACAATCACCTCCTACCAGCGCGGCCAGGTGAGCATCGAGCGCATCGAGCGCATCCTTTCGGTGGCTCCTTCGATCGTCGAGCGCTCCGATGCGGTGAGCCCCGAGCCGGTGCGCGGCGCCATCGATGTCAAAGCGCTCACCTACTTTTTTGAAGACAGCGACCGGCCGGCCCTCGACGGGGTCAATTTCCACGTCGAGCCGGGCGAGAGTGTGGCGATCGTCGGTGCGATCGGCTCGGGCAAATCGACCCTGGCCAACGCCCTGCCGCGCCTGTTGGAGATTGCCCCCGGCCAGGTGTTTCTCGACAGTGTCGATGTGACCCACCTGCGCTTCGACAGCTTGCGCACCGCCATCGCCTACGTTCCGCAGGAGAGCTTTCTGTTTAGCGCCACCGTCGAGGAGAATATCCGCTACGGTCGCCCCGACGCAAGCGAGCAGGCGGTGGTGGCGGCGGCCAGGCAGGCGCGCATCCACGACGAGATCAGCGATTTTCCCAGAGGCTACCGGACGCTGGTGGGCGAGCGGGGGATCACGCTTTCCGGCGGGCAGCGCCAGCGCGTCGCCCTCGCCCGCGCCTTTTTGATGGACGCACCGGTGCTGGTGCTCGACGACTCGCTGGCGAGCGTCGACAACCAAACCGCCGAAGAGATTCTCCAGCACCTCGCCCGCCAGAAGCGCACCCTCTTACTGATCACCCACCGCCTGAGCGCCGCTGCCGCCTGCGACCGGGTTCTGGTCATGGAGCGCGGACAGATTGCCGAAAGCGGCTCCCACACCGAACTATTGCGCCGGGGTGGCCTCTACCGCCAACTGTGGGAGCAGCAGGAACTGGAAAAGGCGCTGAGCTAA
- a CDS encoding homocysteine biosynthesis protein, protein MATERSIDEINAKIRRGTVRVLTAAELKAAVRAAGVTAVAAEVDVIATGTFEPMESSGAILNIGHTDPPIRLAKAWLNGVEAYCGFGAVDLYLGAAQMGESLDYGGGHVIAELVAGRSVRLRATGLPADCYPRRDYESQIQLAAINQAYLFNPRNVYQNFIVGVNGGDRPLYTYLGTLQPRLGNAVYASVGALSPLLNDALLRSVGIGTRIFLGGGTGYIAWEGTQHFPSQKRLPNGSPVGPAATLALIGDLKQMDPFWVRGCRFYNYGPSLMLGVGIPLPVTDETVVAAASLADGDLVAPVIDFSIPRRVRPTFGLVSYAQLKSGQITIEGQKVRTAPLASTAFSLRVAQVLKEWIASGRFELTQPVASLPAERPLLAQERPLLS, encoded by the coding sequence ATGGCCACCGAACGCTCTATCGACGAGATCAACGCCAAAATCCGCCGGGGAACTGTGCGGGTTCTTACCGCGGCCGAACTCAAAGCGGCCGTTCGTGCCGCCGGGGTGACAGCGGTGGCCGCCGAGGTGGATGTGATCGCCACCGGCACCTTCGAGCCGATGGAATCGTCCGGGGCGATTCTCAACATCGGACACACCGACCCGCCCATTCGCCTCGCCAAAGCCTGGCTCAACGGCGTAGAAGCCTACTGCGGCTTCGGGGCGGTCGACTTGTACCTGGGGGCGGCCCAGATGGGCGAAAGCCTCGACTACGGCGGCGGCCACGTGATTGCCGAACTGGTGGCGGGCCGGTCGGTGCGCCTGCGGGCAACGGGACTACCTGCCGATTGCTACCCGCGCCGCGACTATGAAAGCCAGATCCAGCTTGCCGCCATCAACCAGGCATACCTGTTCAATCCGCGCAATGTTTATCAGAACTTTATCGTCGGGGTCAACGGCGGGGATCGGCCGCTCTATACCTATCTGGGTACGCTCCAGCCCCGCCTGGGCAATGCCGTCTACGCGAGCGTCGGTGCCCTGAGCCCTTTGCTCAACGACGCCCTCCTGCGCTCGGTGGGCATCGGCACCCGCATCTTCCTGGGCGGGGGCACCGGCTATATCGCCTGGGAGGGCACCCAGCACTTTCCCTCCCAAAAACGACTGCCGAACGGTTCCCCCGTCGGCCCCGCCGCCACCCTCGCTTTGATCGGCGACCTCAAGCAGATGGATCCGTTCTGGGTGCGCGGCTGTCGCTTCTACAACTACGGTCCGTCGCTGATGCTGGGGGTGGGTATTCCCCTGCCGGTCACCGACGAGACGGTCGTGGCCGCCGCGAGTCTTGCCGACGGCGACCTGGTCGCCCCGGTCATCGATTTTTCGATCCCCCGGCGCGTGCGACCCACCTTCGGACTGGTGAGTTATGCCCAACTCAAAAGCGGCCAAATCACCATCGAGGGCCAAAAAGTCCGCACCGCCCCCCTGGCGAGCACCGCCTTCTCGCTGCGGGTGGCGCAGGTGCTCAAAGAATGGATCGCCTCCGGTCGCTTCGAGCTGACCCAACCGGTCGCATCCCTGCCTGCCGAGCGTCCGCTCCTGGCCCAGGAGCGACCGTTGCTCAGCTGA
- a CDS encoding TRAFAC clade GTPase domain-containing protein — MLSEETTGAFNLLSLGQRGVGKTVFLAGSYAELHACHPSQAKLPLWFDCKDYQSQENIEKVLGYIVRNGQYPPGTMKITHFDFSLMRQGLWGPSAVCDFRLRDMPGEACHNANPAFREIVLTSHGCCVCIDGQALVHSHTYLDDLRDLIVQVMAIATLVQLNRLKYAFALVITKCDLIADGTTGEQPSQRERQRIERRLQALTEPLDEMGARYRLFYSAIPLVNRGGDIGLAPSGGAAPLLWLVGELSRAHNAGAVGQLMRQLRQLLPGRFQRRQRAGKSPLHRLLQTDAPPNP; from the coding sequence ATGCTTTCAGAAGAAACGACAGGGGCGTTCAACTTGCTCAGCCTCGGCCAGCGGGGTGTGGGCAAGACCGTCTTTCTGGCGGGCAGTTATGCCGAGCTGCACGCCTGCCATCCCTCCCAGGCAAAATTGCCGCTGTGGTTTGACTGCAAAGATTACCAGTCCCAGGAAAATATCGAAAAGGTGCTCGGTTACATTGTCCGCAACGGCCAGTACCCGCCGGGAACCATGAAAATCACCCACTTCGACTTCAGTCTGATGCGCCAGGGGCTGTGGGGACCGTCGGCGGTGTGCGACTTCCGGCTGCGGGACATGCCCGGCGAGGCGTGCCACAATGCCAACCCCGCCTTTCGGGAGATCGTGCTGACCTCCCACGGCTGCTGTGTCTGCATCGACGGGCAGGCCCTCGTGCACAGCCACACCTACCTCGACGATCTGCGCGACTTGATTGTGCAGGTGATGGCGATTGCCACCCTGGTACAGCTCAACCGCCTCAAGTACGCCTTCGCCCTAGTGATCACCAAGTGCGATTTGATTGCCGACGGCACCACGGGCGAGCAGCCCAGCCAGCGCGAGCGCCAGCGCATCGAGCGGCGGCTGCAGGCGCTCACCGAACCCCTCGACGAGATGGGTGCCCGCTACCGGTTGTTCTATTCGGCCATCCCGCTGGTGAATCGGGGTGGAGACATCGGGCTGGCGCCCTCGGGAGGTGCCGCTCCCCTGTTGTGGCTGGTGGGAGAATTGAGCCGCGCCCACAACGCCGGAGCGGTCGGCCAACTGATGCGCCAGTTGCGCCAGTTGCTGCCGGGGCGCTTCCAGCGGCGGCAGCGGGCGGGTAAAAGCCCCCTGCACCGTCTGTTGCAAACGGACGCGCCTCCGAACCCCTGA
- a CDS encoding sensor histidine kinase: MILFGAASGLLIDQVLFFYLEDRIEASLTQEAAEFRALATRSKPGGRLLVARETFTGVLDEFLTHNIPPQNTFYLTFADGAFHKASPRALPPLLAPDSPLTRRLAGVSLPQRSEVVTADGQRYVYLSEPLNAAGRTRGGLVLAHCVSCERQFLDQCLAVIGVIFLLALALASVIVWVGTGRVLAPLQQLLRTVRAIDELDLTRRVHLHEQSNEWSELACAFNAMLGRLEGAFQTQRHFVNEVSHELRTPLTIIRGHLELIGDDPHERAETMHIVHDELGRMHRFVESLLLLDRLERHDGLHLEPLEVDALTRECFAKARGLGRRQWHLPSAASGCRVHADRQCLTQAVLNLAHNAVKFTTHQDRIAIGSSLVDGRVHLWVSDSGPGVPLEAQGRIFECFERGSCHRQTEGNGLGLAIVRSIALAHGGEVRLQSTPGHGATFTLVLPLAPQTHRQDG; encoded by the coding sequence ATGATCCTCTTTGGGGCAGCCTCCGGTCTGCTTATTGACCAGGTGCTTTTTTTCTATCTGGAAGATCGTATTGAAGCGTCCCTCACCCAGGAAGCGGCTGAATTTCGAGCGCTGGCCACCAGAAGCAAACCCGGAGGCCGGCTTCTGGTGGCCAGGGAGACTTTTACGGGAGTTCTCGATGAATTTCTGACCCACAATATTCCACCCCAGAATACGTTTTATCTCACGTTTGCCGATGGAGCGTTTCATAAAGCCAGCCCGCGGGCGTTGCCGCCCTTGCTCGCACCGGATTCTCCCCTCACCAGGCGGCTTGCGGGGGTGAGCCTGCCGCAGCGCAGCGAAGTGGTGACCGCCGACGGGCAGCGCTATGTCTATCTGAGCGAGCCGCTGAATGCGGCGGGCCGGACGCGCGGCGGGTTGGTTCTGGCCCACTGCGTTTCCTGCGAGCGCCAGTTTCTCGATCAGTGCCTCGCCGTCATCGGGGTCATCTTCCTCTTGGCGCTCGCCCTCGCCTCGGTGATTGTCTGGGTCGGGACCGGGCGCGTGCTTGCTCCCCTACAACAGCTGCTGCGCACCGTGCGCGCCATCGACGAGTTGGATCTCACCCGGCGGGTGCACTTGCACGAACAGAGCAACGAATGGAGCGAATTGGCCTGTGCCTTCAATGCCATGCTCGGCCGCCTGGAGGGGGCCTTTCAAACGCAGCGCCACTTTGTCAACGAAGTCAGCCACGAACTGCGCACACCGCTCACGATCATCCGTGGGCACCTCGAACTCATCGGCGACGACCCCCACGAGCGCGCCGAGACGATGCACATCGTCCACGACGAATTGGGCCGCATGCACCGCTTTGTCGAAAGTTTGTTGCTGCTGGACCGCCTGGAGCGGCACGATGGCTTGCATCTGGAGCCACTTGAAGTGGACGCTCTGACGCGCGAGTGTTTCGCCAAGGCCCGCGGGCTGGGGCGGCGCCAGTGGCATTTGCCCTCCGCCGCTTCCGGCTGCCGCGTCCACGCCGATCGCCAGTGCCTGACCCAGGCGGTGCTCAATCTCGCCCACAACGCCGTCAAATTCACCACCCACCAGGACCGCATCGCCATCGGCTCCAGCCTGGTAGACGGCCGGGTGCACCTGTGGGTGAGCGACAGCGGACCCGGCGTGCCCCTCGAAGCCCAGGGGCGCATCTTCGAGTGCTTCGAGCGGGGAAGCTGCCATCGTCAGACCGAAGGCAACGGCCTGGGTCTGGCCATCGTGCGCTCGATCGCCCTGGCCCACGGCGGCGAAGTGCGCCTGCAGAGCACCCCAGGCCACGGCGCCACGTTCACGCTCGTGCTGCCCCTCGCGCCGCAAACCCACCGGCAAGACGGCTGA